A section of the Aricia agestis chromosome 4, ilAriAges1.1, whole genome shotgun sequence genome encodes:
- the LOC121726396 gene encoding uncharacterized protein LOC121726396, whose translation MKRQDTNELKQIFSNSVSLFGTPKLLVCDRGRMFESMSFQKWVNEMGCQIHFITPEMHAENGQVERYCRTVLNMLRIEAGNKKEWSDCLWRLQLVINSTKHKTTQTSPLQVLVGIDGTTPIIRALIRDVAVENTRPNREGLRELRRQRTTSLLEQNRQKQDAYINKSRKTIRTFKENDLVFVIKNAQMTGKLDSGMRGPYCVTKVLQHNRYQLRLLGNSYGKTTQAAAEHMVVWRGEWTPESCATFFDIADNETSEESVEGEENAAGPSCVHIEEHPDGSTPSETSFVEEGGAEVAENGPSSGEAVLA comes from the exons ATGAAACGACAAGACACAAACGAGTTAAAACAGATTTTTTCCAATTCTGTATCTTTATTCGGCACACCAAAATTGTTAGTTTGTGATCGAGGCCGTATGTTCGAGAGTATGAGCTTCCAAAAATGGGTAAACGAGATGGGATGTCAAATTCATTTTATCACACCCGAAATGCACGCTGAAAATGGTCAGGTAGAGAGATACTGTAGGACTGTTTTAAATATGTTGCGTATTGAGGCCGGTAACAAAAAGGAGTGGTCCGACTGCTTGTGGCGGCTACAGCTTGTTATAAATTCTACTAAACATAAAACCACACAAACTTCACCTTTACAAGTACTAGTGGGTATTGACGGCACCACCCCTATTATACGGGCTTTGATTCGTGATGTCGCAGTAGAAAATACTCGACCTAACCGCGAAGGTTTACGTGAATTACGTAGACAACGAACTACCAGCCTGTTGGAGCAAAACAGGCAAAAACAAGATGCCTACATCAATAAGAGCCGCAAAACTATTCGCACCTTCAAGGAAAATGACTTAGTTTTCGTCATTAAAAACGCACAGATGACTGGGAAGTTAGACTCTGGTATGAGGGGTCCTTATTGTGTTACTAAGGTTTTACAGCACAACCGCTACCAACTACGACTACTTGGCAACTcctatggcaaaacaacgcagGCCGCTGCCGAGCATATGGTAGTTTGGCGTGGAGAATGGACCCCCGAGTCGTGCGCCACGTTTTTTGACA TTGCGGATAACGAAACTTCCGAGGAATCTGTTGAAGGTGAAGAAAATGCAGCTGGACCAAGCTGTGTGCATATTGAGGAACATCCTGATGGTAGCACACCATCGGAGACATCCTTCGTCGAGGAAGGTGGTGCAGAAGTGGCCGAGAACGGCCCCTCGTCAGGAGAGGCCGTGTTAGCATAA